In Anaeromusa acidaminophila DSM 3853, one genomic interval encodes:
- the neuC gene encoding UDP-N-acetylglucosamine 2-epimerase, which produces MKKICVVTGTRAEYGLLLPLLRGIQQDRNFVLQLLVTGAHLSPAFGLTYRQIENDGFLIDAKIDMLLSSDSAVGIAKSVGVGILGMAEAMARLQPDIVLLLGDRYEILAAAQAAMLLGVPIGHIHGGERTEGAFDESIRHAITKMSHLHFTATEEYRNRVIQMGEQPANVFNVGALGIESIRQLQLLSKANLEQELGFSFRKINFLITLHPETLLAEQENMRMVEALLQAMDEYPEAGLIFTGANADVCGQKINQRLQQYVRAQGKRACFQMSLGQLRYFSALRQSDLVIGNSSSGVIEAPFFKKPTINIGNRQKGRVRALSVLDCQRSAEDIKNAILQAMDQGFLRKINQEDISLFGDGRSTDKILAVLKTSIVSEKLLRKTFFDMPVLNDVLRAAENVGEVAL; this is translated from the coding sequence ATGAAAAAGATCTGTGTTGTGACAGGGACGAGAGCTGAATATGGACTGCTTCTTCCGTTATTGCGCGGCATTCAACAAGATAGGAACTTTGTATTGCAGCTGCTAGTTACAGGGGCACATTTGTCGCCTGCTTTTGGGTTAACGTATCGGCAGATTGAAAATGACGGATTTCTTATTGATGCAAAGATTGATATGCTTCTATCGAGTGATAGTGCAGTCGGTATCGCAAAGTCGGTAGGCGTGGGTATTTTAGGGATGGCAGAGGCAATGGCGCGATTACAGCCGGATATTGTCCTGCTATTAGGAGATCGTTATGAAATTCTTGCAGCTGCGCAAGCGGCAATGCTATTAGGCGTGCCTATTGGACATATTCATGGCGGAGAGCGAACGGAAGGAGCTTTTGATGAGAGCATTCGGCATGCGATTACCAAAATGTCGCACTTGCATTTTACAGCAACTGAAGAGTACCGTAATCGCGTTATTCAAATGGGGGAACAACCAGCCAACGTGTTCAATGTAGGCGCTCTTGGAATCGAAAGCATTCGGCAATTGCAATTGCTTTCCAAAGCGAATTTAGAACAAGAACTTGGATTTTCTTTTCGAAAGATAAATTTTCTAATTACGCTTCATCCAGAAACATTGTTGGCCGAGCAAGAGAATATGAGAATGGTAGAGGCTTTGTTGCAAGCAATGGACGAGTATCCTGAAGCTGGATTGATTTTTACCGGAGCTAATGCAGATGTTTGCGGGCAGAAGATTAATCAACGGTTGCAACAATATGTACGTGCTCAAGGAAAAAGAGCTTGTTTTCAGATGTCGCTGGGGCAATTACGGTATTTTAGCGCTTTGCGGCAGTCTGACTTGGTAATTGGAAATTCGTCTAGCGGTGTTATTGAAGCGCCTTTTTTCAAAAAGCCAACAATTAATATTGGCAATCGTCAAAAAGGGAGGGTACGCGCGCTGTCTGTTTTGGATTGTCAACGATCCGCGGAAGATATCAAAAATGCTATTTTGCAAGCGATGGACCAGGGATTTTTGCGCAAAATCAATCAAGAAGATATTTCGCTTTTTGGTGATGGCAGAAGTACGGATAAAATCCTTGCAGTGCTAAAAACATCGATAGTGAGTGAAAAGTTATTGCGAAAAACATTTTTCGACATGCCAGTGTTAAATGACGTGCTAAGGGCGGCGGAAAATGTAGGAGAGGTTGCATTGTGA